The following are from one region of the Staphylococcus argenteus genome:
- a CDS encoding AzlD domain-containing protein, translating to MTTNMNMLILILLCGIVTLLIRIIPFIMISKVQLPDVVVRWLSFIPITLFTALVIDSIIQQTSHSDGYTLNIPYIIALIPTVVLSIITRSLTITIISGIIIMAALRFFF from the coding sequence ATGACAACGAATATGAACATGTTAATACTTATTTTATTATGCGGCATCGTAACATTACTAATTCGAATCATTCCTTTTATCATGATTTCTAAAGTACAGTTACCAGATGTCGTTGTTCGATGGCTTTCATTTATTCCTATTACATTATTTACGGCACTGGTCATCGATAGCATCATTCAACAAACATCACATAGCGATGGATATACACTGAATATACCTTATATCATTGCATTAATTCCTACTGTTGTTTTATCAATAATTACACGCAGTTTAACTATTACAATTATTAGTGGGATTATTATCATGGCTGCACTAAGATTTTTCTTTTAA